The stretch of DNA GGGCCTGCTCACGGCGGCTCCCGCGCTGGCGCAGGTACCGGCTCCGGCCCCGCCGCAGAGCAAGCCCATGCTGCTCGTGGGCGGCACCTTGCACGTAGGTAACGGCACCGTAGTGCCTGACGCCGCCGTGGCTTTCGACAAAGGCAAAATAACTTATGCTGGCGCTCAAAGCGGGTTCAGCCAGGATAAAGCCGGCTATGAAGTGGTCGACGTAAAGGGCCAGGAGATTTACCCCGGCCTGATATTGCCCAACACCACGCTTGGCCTCACCGAGGTAGAGGCCATTCGAGCTACCGTAGATGCCCGGGAGGTAGGTATTCTGAACCCCAACGTTCGGAGCATCATTGCCTACAACACCGACTCAGATATTTTGCCCACCGTGCGCACAAATGGGGTGCTGCTGGCGCAGGTTACCCCCCGCGGGGGTATGCTCTCGGGCCAGAGCAGCGTGGTGCAGCTTGATGCCTGGAACTGGCAGGACGCCGCCGTAAAGGCCGACGATGGCCTGCACCTGAACTGGCCCCAAATGGTTATCAAAACCAACCCTGCTGAGGACCAGAAGCAAGTAGAAACCCGCGAGAAAAACCGCACGGAGCAACTCCGTCAGCTAGAGAGCCTGCTCTCAGAGGCCAGCGCCTACCGCCAACAGCCCGCCTCGCGCAAGGAAAACCTGCGCCTGACGGCGCTGGCTGGCCTGTTCGATGGCAGCAAAACGCTGTTCATCCACACCGACTATGGCAAGGAGATAGTAGAATCGGTGCGGTTTGCCAAGCGGCTGGGCGTGCAGAAAGTAACCCTGGTAGGGGCCCGCGATGCCTGGATGATGCTCGACTTCTTGAAGCAGA from Hymenobacter taeanensis encodes:
- a CDS encoding amidohydrolase family protein, translated to MRISALLLSLGLLTAAPALAQVPAPAPPQSKPMLLVGGTLHVGNGTVVPDAAVAFDKGKITYAGAQSGFSQDKAGYEVVDVKGQEIYPGLILPNTTLGLTEVEAIRATVDAREVGILNPNVRSIIAYNTDSDILPTVRTNGVLLAQVTPRGGMLSGQSSVVQLDAWNWQDAAVKADDGLHLNWPQMVIKTNPAEDQKQVETREKNRTEQLRQLESLLSEASAYRQQPASRKENLRLTALAGLFDGSKTLFIHTDYGKEIVESVRFAKRLGVQKVTLVGARDAWMMLDFLKQNDVAVILSRIHALPRREGDDYDLPYKLPSLLQQAGVRFCLDYEGDQETSGSRNLAFIAGTAAGHGLTKEQALTAITLSPARILGLDKDYGSLEAGKSATLVVSRGDLLDMRTNDVTQAYIDGRAFNLNNKQTYLRDKFKAKYGQR